Sequence from the Phragmites australis chromosome 6, lpPhrAust1.1, whole genome shotgun sequence genome:
CCCACATTTTACCTTTCAAAATTCGACAAACTCTTATGAACACATTaactattttaatatactattttTCAGCGAAGGTGCAATTAAGCTTGAACCTTGCCTAGCCAGAGAAACTACGACCCCACACAGGCAGCTTGGAGGACTAGGCCTAGATCCAGTGTCTTGGTGTGGAGGCTTTCATTTCAAAGACATATAGTACAGGGCAGTTGAACTGCTTCTCTATCGGGGCAGGTATTTACAGTCATGCCCTTGTATCTTTTCATGAACTCACTAGAGAGTATCCTTTTTCTCTCCCGGATCATGACCACATGATCAGTTCACATAGATGAGCTTTTAGGAAATCATGTAGGACGATTTCCTGCCATTCGACGAAGAACTCATTAAGAGCTTATGCTCAACCTGTCATACAGATGAAGCACTGCAGCTAATGGAACCCGTGAAGATGTGCTTCTGGCGTCAACCAGCTTCATTTCCTACAACCCAAGTCCCAGGATCTCCGATCAGACATGATAGGTATCCACAGTTGAAACCTTTAATATGGTAAGAGCCTCATTCCCTCGAACGCTGCCTGGATTGGCCTCCTCGTCAAACCCTTAGTGAAAGAATCAGCCAAGTTCTTTTCAAACTTGATGTATTCTACTGCAATAACATCGTTCTATCTGGCATGCCGACATGACTTTAACCGCCTCCGAATGTGTCGGGTGGTTTTCAAGTTGTCCTTTCTACTCTGAACTTTGATAATCACAACCTGATTATCACAGTATACCAGGACTACTAGAATGAGTTTTTTCAGCATAGGGTGGTCTGACAAGAGGTCTCTCAACCACTCTGCCTCCACCGTTACTGAATCTAGAGCTACTAGTTCAGCCTCCATGATGGATCGTGTTATCAACATCTATTTAGACGATCTTCACGACACGGCTCCACCAGCTAGAGTGAATGCATAGCCACTCATAGCTCTCATCTCATCCGAATCACTGATCCAGTTAGCATCACTGAATCCTTCTAGAACTGTTGGATGATTAGTATATTTAATACCGAGGTTCATTATTCCTTTTAAGTACCTGAGTACTCTTATCAGCGCTtcccaatgatcatctcctggatTGGACTTATAAtgactcaacctgcatactgcATATGAGATGTCTTGTCTCGTCGCATTGCTCAAGTACATAAGAGATCCAATAACCTACGAATACTTCAGCTGGACTACGGGTTCACCCAAGTGTTTATGCAACTTGGCGTTTGAATCATATGGTGTGGAGACTGGTTTAGTGTTTATTTGCCCAAACCGGGTTAAGACCTTCTCCACATAATGAGGTTGTGATAGTGTAATCTCATTCTCTCCCTTTAACAGCTTGATGTTTAGTATGACATCAGATTCACCCATGTCTTTTATGTCGAAGTTCTTGGAGAGGAATTATTTTGCCTCCTTGATAACTTCCATGTTGGTCACGAAAaacaatatgtcatccacgtatAAACACAGAATGACACCTCTGCTCCCGATAAATCGATAATACACACACTTGTTGGCTTTGTTTAcacaaaaccggtagtgatcaACGTGCTATCGAATTTCTCATACCATTGTTTAAGagcttgctttagaccataCAGGGATTTAATCAAGTAGCACACTTTCTTTTTTTGACCTCCTACTACAAATCCATTAGGTTGCTACATGTATATCTCCTCATTCAGCTCTTTATTGAGGAAAGCGGTCTTCACGTCTATCTGATGGATATGAAGTTTACATGCAGCAGCGAGTGCCAATAGCACACGGATCGTAGGTAATCGGGCCACGGGGGAGTACGTATCAAAGTAATCCTTCCCTTCTTTTTGagtaaaacccttagccactaaGCATGTCTTGTATTTTCCTATAGTATCATCGGGTCTCCTTTTCTTCGTAAAGATCCATTTGCATCCTACCGGCTTGCATCCAGCTGGAAGATCTGCTATTTCCCACGTTTCGTTAGCCATGATGGAATCCATCTCGCTACAGGTTGCTTCCCTCCAGTACTCTACATCTGGTGATGCGTATGCCTCTGCAAGAGATCGTGGTTCCTCATCCACTAAATAACTGACATAATCATCGCCCAGTGACTTTTCAGTCCTctgtctcttactccttctcAACTCCAAATCTAGAGCTGGATCATACACATTTGAAGGAATAGAGTATGGCTCATGTGTGTTGTCTGGAGCAACTATCTTATTTCCTCTCATTGGAAAGATGTCTTCAAAGAATATCACATCACGAGACTCCATAATGACATTAGTAGCGACTTCGCTCGTCTCGAATTTTACCACTAGAAATCTATAGGCTACGCTGTTAGTAGCATACCTAAGAAAGACGCAATCAACGGTCTTTGGTCCtagctttcttttctttggtaaAGGCAGACTGACTTTTGCAAGATAATCCCAAGCCTGAAGCTAAGAAAGGTTCAGTTTTCCCTCTAAATCCTTCATACGGTGTCTCCTCACGATTGCGTAGAGGTACCCTATTGAGGACATAGCATACTGTGAGAACTGCCTCGCCCCACCATACATTCGGCATACCTGAACTCTGCAACAAAGAATTAACAAGTTGTAGACAATTCGGTTCTTTCATTTGGCaacctcttaggacatcactgatCCCTATAGTCGCGAGCACCCTCACCGGAGCCGACGGGGCGCAGACCCAGGACAGGTGAAGAGCCGGAGAGGAGGGTGGAGAGGTGAGAGCCCGAGGAGAAGATGGAGAACTCGAAGAGAATAGATCTAGAGGAGAGGAACCTCCCTGGCTTTTTCCACCTAAGCCACGAGCGAGCGCATGCCGCCCCCCCTCATCCGATTTCGCCGCGAGGACGAACGGTCGCCGGTTAGGGTGGAGACGCCAGGTCTCGCGAGTGTGGCGGCCCCCCTCCTGAAGCGTCGCTCAAGAGGTCAAGGAGGCGGCTGGGCCAAGTGGGCTGCTCGGCATATAGGGCTCGAAGCGGCCCACTAGTCTAAGATCTCCTTCtcccttttttcccttttttatggAATTAACTTAAtctttaaatttgaattttaaaggaaAAATCCCCTCAGATCCCAACAATTGttaccttttttttaaaaaaagagaaaacggCATTGTTACTGTTACTGACAATGTTAGCACTGACAATATTACTTTCTCATACTCGAGAGTCACGTTCGTCTGATAGAAAGGCCCAGGAATATCACGGGACAGAAAATGCAGTGGAAAGAGCAAGACGAGACCTCGCTGGTCAAGTCAAGCGAATTCATACTGCTAAAAAGTTATCGTGAAATTGCATCTTAAAATGAAAACCAAATTGCAGACTGACTTGGGTCGTCCGGTCTGGTCATTGTGGGTTCAGGTCACGCGTTCACAAACACATCGCGACGGCAACAGCGCACGCCCCACACACGGTAGGCTTTCAGACTCGGTGGTTAGCTCGTCCGAGAACTTCCCTGAAACAAACCTGCAGTGGTACAGCACTTGCTAAAACATTTACAATTCCGTTATCGGCATTTGCAACATTACGTTAACATATGTCAAACAGAGTCACCGAAAATAAAGCGATAAAAGGGTACCGGAATGGAGTTGGAATCGCTAGTTAACCGATTGTCCATGAAAGCATTTCGCACCTGCAATGGCATGAACAATCTGAAATGGGCACACTACATCACAACTACATTTATAATTAGGgaaattccttatttgccattCAAAAATTTCACTCTTCCCTCTATGCCACTTTAAAGAACGAACTTCCTTATTTACGTTCCTTCCATGCCACTCTATTACGTTTGAGTCAGCTCTGCCATCAAAATTTACTGTTCATGGGCACATTGatcttttgtttttaaaaaaatcagtgattgtatattttttaaaaaatcctagacctttttttatatgttctataatccatgtgccacctattttaattgaattcaccaaaaaatcatgtgtagaatttaaactaaaattctaaaaaaaaaactacttttataacttctaacaattgttaggacctcaaataaaatcctaaaattctgaaaaaaattactaatattcttcttatgtaataatttaatttctaaaattattttaaccctagattatatggtaacaaaataatttactttgtaatgctttatttatatgcaataataaaaatacatataaatagacaattacaaataaatacattttttattGTATAACatagtgctaaaaataattttagaaattaatctatcacataagaagaatattaataacatttttaaaattttatttaagattctaacaattgttaggttataaaagtagtttttttttataattttagtttaaattacacaatttttttagataaattcaattaaaatatgttgcacATAGATTACAAAACGTAAAAAACCGAAGACCATaccactgttcatgaacagtgaATTTCGATGGTAGGACTGCCCAACacgtaaagaaggaaaaaaaaaattgaaacccATGATAAGAAACTTCTGGAGTGGCATAAAGGGGAAAGTGATTGGTAGCAAATAAGGAATTTCCCCTCTATAATTCCAGTACAGCAGCCTCATCGTGAGAAATTTCAGCATCTCGGATGCAGCACAGTCTGTAATTCGAGCTTCGTCTCAGTGAAGCTATGTTTTTTCGGAAGGTCATTAGAACGAGAACATTTAACAAGCAAGGGATTCGAATGTTCCAAAATGCAGCcctgaagatttttttttttttcagatcaGACGCTAGTAGCTAGTGCTGATGAGACTGGGGATCATTGCGGTAGCAGCCCGTTATCAGCATCGTCTCCAGATCGGTGCCTCCGAGTAAGCATGTATTTCTCGAACTCCTTCAGGTAGTCTAGGAGCAACACGCAGGTGAAGAGAAGGAATCCACCAAAGTAGTTGCTGCCGCCcccgccacctccaccgccaccgccgcctttGCCGAAGCGGAAAGGAGGGAACCCACCACTTCCATCATCCAGCTTTGGCCGTTGGACTTGCCCTGAAACAATCATACAGACCACACAAATGAAATTAAGCAAATGTAGTCAGCTGCCTATTTTTTTAGCAAGTTCAGTTGCCTGCTCCAAGGACTATAATCGAATTGTATGAGAATTCCAAATTTTAACCTTTCTTATCACGTTGAACAGTTGCACTTGAAGATTTCTTCTGAACGCTTTGGGTTTGAGTAGCGTTGCATCTAACACTCTGTAATAAATAGAGTCGTCAGAGAAGTGGTTAGAATCTGACAGTGAAGTAGATGATAAGCAGAATAAGCAAGCTAGCCTTTTCCATTTCAGTTGCGAATTTCATAAACTGAAGGTAAGCAATATGAGTAACTCACAAGATATAGTGCAAGTTCAGATTTATGATGTAACTATCACAGAGTTGATGCCTTAGAATTAAGAATTTTatctatctaaaaaaattatgcacATCGAAGAACTGTAACTCGTCAAAAGCTATTCACAATAGCAAAATAAGCTACCATTCAATATGACAAATCCATGATCAGTTCAACTTTCAACTAAGCCATTTTGAACATGCACATTTTCCCACACTAGACACTCCTTTCAAGGTTGACATAAACAATAGAACGAGGTCCATTAtgcaatatattatcaaaatGTTAAATACTACAATGTATAGTTTGCAAAGATGATATGAGGCCTGGTTTTGTGATAAGATGACGAGGCCTGGTTTTGTGGTAAATTTTCAATTCCTTAAGCTCAACTTTACATGTAGGAAGATCAAAATAGACAGAAATTCATGGCATATCCTTACTCTCAGTGTTGCTTTAGCAGAAACTTCCCGTTCAAATGAGATGCGATTCATTTTAGATTGCTGAAGTTGTGATCCTACCAAACAGTTAGATATTAATAAGCATTATTCAACAATACATAGTGTAAACACTGCTATGCAAAAGAGGATCAAGAAGACCACGACTCCAAAGGTATGTGCAGATTCAAGGACCACAAAATTCCAAGGTCACATGTCACCAAGTAAAGTGAACGTTAGGTACTAAACTTGCACGGATGTGTCACCTAGGTCCCTAAACCGAGTAAAGTGTACAATACTCAAGTAAGAGTTGGACCTTTGTTGGCCCACTTATACAAGTCCGTGGACTTAATGTACATTCTCAAGTTTAGAGACATAGGTGACACGCGTGCCATTTTAGGGACCTACTTTGCATTCTACTCCTCAAAACCAAATAGTTGTACTTGTACCAACTTCCCTAAACAACCTATTTGTGCTATTTATCTAGATTCTAGTAGGAGTATTTACACACGAACTTTAAGAACATCCCATAAAAAGGGAAAGTGTCCAATTATGAATAATCCATAACGTGTCTAAACAGACTATGCATGGGATTCATCAGTTTTCGTGGCTGAGGTTGAGTAGTGGTGAGTCTCCAGAGCAAAAAACAAGACTACTTTTCTTGTGTTTTTAATGCATTATTAGGGAAGCAAAGTTGAGAATAAGTTAATAAACTAATATGAAATTAAGAGAAATGCAATGTTACAAATTAGCAGACTATGGAGCTTTTTCAGATGTGGTGAACAATTAATATATCACAAAGAGAAAATACCAATATTACCTATACTAACAATGAGTACTGGAGACAAGCAGAAATATTTCGAGACATAGAATAGTTTCAAGACAGCCTTGGAAGGACATAATGGCTAGACTATCGCAAAAGGTCCATCGATCTCATGGTCTGTTATGATCTAGATGTTATTACCCTGCCAACAAATCCGTGGTAGTCTGGCCATCTGTGGTTCAGTTGACCAATTATTTCCAATTATACTTCAAATCCAATAATTGACAAATGGGAACAACCTGATTAACAAtgaacaaacaaaacaaaaaaaatggcaCAGAAGCTTGACTCCAATAATTACCTCCAAATCTCCTAGTTGAAGTGCCATAGATTGCAGCTCCTGGCAACGAGCATGTGCTGAGTTGCGACATAGTGGATGCAATTCAATGCCTACAAAGCACAATACATCACAAAATTGCTACACATGGAAAATGAAATGCCACATTGAATGCTTCGAAATGGAATACACCTTAGTACACATTGCATAGTTCATAACACACAAATTCTTTTATCTGGACTGGCTATTCAAAGACAAAGCAAAATGCAAAAGGATGGTATTACCATACAGATAAAAAGTAAAAGATAAGCACAATATTTACTTTCTTTCATTAGTCAGTAAGCAGATTGCAGGTTTACGCATGTGTAGTTACATATCATCATACTGGCCCATCGTAACACCATATCTACTTACAGAACATTAAATACGATCCTGCATCTAACATTTTCACACGAAATGGCTTTGCATATAACAATTAATCATTCAGACAGGGCATTGGGGACGTAAAGTCCAACCAGCGGGTCAGCAAGATTTCATCCTGCCAGGTTCCCCAGCGGATCGTAATGATATCAACCTAATTTGAACAAGCAGAACAAGGAAGCGCTCAAGAACCAAGAAGGATCAAGAACAAGTTGGCATGTTCTTGACAAAGCTATCTCCCCAACAGTTAAACCCTAGAGCTTTTCGAAAAATAAACTGCTCTTTCCTGTCAGTAAGCAAATTCGCACCAAACTAGGGCGATGGGTTGGAGTATACACCCAAGAAAGAAAGATCTGGACTTGATttgggaaagaaaaaaaaaagataccgCAGAACCAGAATCGGACTCATAACAACCCATCCGAGCACGCTACGGCGTCTTTACCAGCAGAAGAAGAATCGAACGAGcagaggcggcgaggaggaggaggaggacgacggcagCAGAAGAACTCCTTCGAGGCCGGTGGCGGTGTGCTTCGATTCGCTGCAGGCGTGTTCGGCCGGCGGCCGTTAGGGGAACGGGAACGGAAAAGAAGACCGAGAGGGGCATTTTTGTCATTTTCGGGATCAGAAATGCATTGCCACGTGCACTGGCGACAGCTCCTTCCATCTGGACCGGGCGCGGTACTCTCCATCCTCTCCGAGATCCTGCAAACCCTCTACCTTTGCTACAGGAGGTCCTGGGTGGTTCGTCGCGTTCCATCGCGAGAATGGAGCGAGCCCAGGGCTCGTTTTCCTTGCCGTATCCATCCCCTCCCCGCCGGCGCCCCTACCATGACTCCATTCCTGTCAAACCCGATCGAACTCGAGCTGAACCAAAAGAGGATCACACATCACTGGAGAAAGGACCCAACGAAGAACAGAGAAAATCAGGCGAGGAACAAAGGAAGGGAGGAAGAACCTAGCGAAGAATTCATTCCCCATCCATGGTTTCTGTGATTCTGTTACAAGCAAAATGGTTGGATGATTCTCCTTGTCTACCTCTCCCCCGGAAATATCCCAAGCACGCGGTAAAAGTAAAATTAAGTACTGTAACTGTCTGACAACTAACACGCAACTGAAATTAACAGAAGTTTCTAACTTCCAAAACTTGAATGTTCCATCACCGTCCAATTGGAGATGAGCGTCTCTCCTTAACCCGCGCCCAACTAGTATCTTGAGGTCATGACAATGCATCCCTCTGAAGAAACAGCTTGTCCTCAAGCTTCAGTAGCATGGTCTGGAATTTGGACGTCCGGCCACCATGTCTTGATTGTGCGCCAATAGAATGCTGGGAAGGAAGTCTTGATGAATGTTTTGTCCTCCCAAGTAGCATCTTTAGGAGGCATATTTTCCCACTGAATCAACCATTGCGTGACAGGTTCTTCATTCCTTGGAATGGCTCTTGTGTCCAGGACAACAACTGGTGCAATCTTAATACGCCCATGAGCATCTACAAGTGGTAAATCCTCACTAGGAACAGCCCGTGCTCCTAAATGCCTTTTAAGCTGGCTGACATGGAAAACAGGATGAATTTGTGCAGTTGAAGAAAGTTGGAGCTTATAAGCCACTTTACCAATTCTTTGCAAGACTAAGAATGGACCATAGTATTTAGTTGCCAATTTCAGCGAACCTCGCAAGCCAAATGCTGTCTGTCTATAGGGTTGCATCTTGAGATAAACCATATCGCCAACATTAAATTCCCTTTCAGTACGCCTCAAATCAGCATACTTCTTCATTCTAGCTTGAGCTTGTGCCAAGTTGTCTTTGAGCTGTTGAATCAAGTGTTGTTTTTCAGCCAAGAAATCCCTTGTAGGAGCTTCAGGACCTGGGATTACAACTTCACTGATGAGAGGAGGGTAACCATAGAGTGCTTGAAATGGAGTGCACTTCAGAGATGTGTGGTAATTAGTGTTGTACCACCATTCTGACAATGGCAACCAGCTACACCATCTTCTAGGCTCAGTAAAGGTCATGCATCTCAAATAGCTCTCCAAGCATTGATTCACCCTTTCCGTTTGTCCATCACTCTGGGGATGATATGCAGAGCTGAATCTCAATGATATATTAAAAGCCTTGAACATTGATTGCCATAAATCACTCAAGAAAATTCTATCCCTGTCAGACACAATACAAGTGGGCATGCCATGGAGTCTGAAAATGTTATCTATAAATAGCTGAGCAACAGTGAGAGCTGTGAATGGATGTGTCAATGGAATGAAGTGTGAATATTTTGTAAACCTATCCACCACAACCAAAATCACATCCTTGCCACTAGATTTAGGTAACCCTTCGATGAAGTCCATGGTAATGTGTGTCCAAGCCATGTCAGGCAGCTGTAGTGGCTCAAGCAGCCCGGGGTAGTGACAATGCTCACTTTTGGCTCTTTGACATATAGGGCATGTTGTAACGTATTCCTCAACTGACTTTTTGAGCCCAACCCAATGAAAGATTCTTTTTACCCTTTGGTAAGTGGCTGCAATACCAGAGTGTCCTCCAATTGCAGATGTGTGTAATGCCTTGATAATATTACCTTGTACAGCAGCATCTTTGCCAATATGAATCCTGCCCTTATATCGAATGACTCCAGAATTGAGAGTATATCCAGATTCAACATCAGGTGCTAAAGCAAGTTGTGCCAGAAGTTGCTGGCAGTGGGTATCATTAGTATAGCTGTTAGTCACTTCCTGAATCCACAAAGGCTGAATCACAGTGATAGCCATGCACTGGTGGTCAATTTGAGATAAAGCATCAGCAGCTTTATTCTCCTTACCTTTCTTGTACTCAATGGAATAGTCCAATTGCAAAAGTTTTAACATCAATTTGTGCTGGATTCCCTTAGAACTTTTTCTGCTCGGTGATGAATTTAAGACTCCTTTGATCAGTTCTGATTATGAGCCTTGATCCCAGGAGATAATGCTTCCACCTTTTAACTGACTCCAAGATAGCTAGGgtctccttatcataagtagacaTGGCAGCTGATCTTGGGCCCAGAGCTCTACTGAAGTATGCAATTGGTCGGCCCTCTTGCATCAGCACTGCCCCAATACCACTCCCACTAGCATCAGTCTCCAAAATAAATGgtatgttaaaatttggcaAGGCAAGAACTGGAGCAGTAACTAGCCTTCTTTTCACCTCCTCAAAAGCTTGTGTTTGTTCAGCACTCCACTGGAAGGAATTCTTTTTTAACATGTCGTGCATTGGCCTACATATTTCTCCAAAACCCTTGACAAATCTCCTGTAGTACCCAGCCAAACCAAGGAACCCTCTGAGTTCAGTCACGTTCTTTGGAATTGGCCACTTTTCAACAGCTTCTATTTTTGTTTGATCTGTAGAAAGTCCTCCCCCATGAATTACATGACCCAAGTACTCAATTTGTTGCACCCCGAAAACACACTTGCTCTTCTTTGCTGACAGCCTATTTTCCATCAGTACTTGAAGCACAATATTCAGATGCTTCTTGTGTTCCTCCCAATTTTGACTATACACCAAGATGTCGTCAAAGAAGATGAGTACAAACTTCCTGAGTAGGTCAGCAAAGACAGTGTTCATCATGGCCTGGAAAGTGGCTGGAGCATTTGTAAGCCCAAATGGCATTACCAAAAACTCGAAATGTCCAAAGTGTGTTCTAAATGCTGTTTTATGGATGTCCTCTTCCTTCATAGGAATCTGATGAAACCCTGATCTGAGATCTAGTTTTGAAAAGTATTTGGCCCCATGCAATTCATCAAATAGATCATCTATGACAGGTATAGGGAATCTGTTCTTTATTGTCAGGTCATTTAGCTACCTGTAGTCAACACAAAACCTCCATGATCCATCTTTTTTCTAGCCAAAATAGAGGGAGAAGAATATGGGCTCTCACTAGGTCTAATAATTCCTTGTTCTATCATCTGTTTCACTTGTTTCTCTACCTCATCCTTTTGATGGTGAGGCATCCTGTATGGTCTCAAGCTTGGTGGTTGACTACCAGATTTCAAAGGGATTGAATGAACACATTTCCTATCAGGAGGTAACCCCTTAGGTTCAGCAAACACTTTGCTGAATTTTTCCAGGATCTCATCCAGTTCCCTTTTTTGTATGCCTTCTACTGTATTACTGGCATTGTCCATCTTGATATGGAACACATATCCCACGACTCCCTTGCACAACAGCTTGCCAAATTTTTGAGCTGGTAGTTCACTGCCACACCCATCTTTATAACAATCAGTGAAACACACCTTTTTGCTTCCTTCCTTAGtaattgttagaagtctttCTTTGATATCAATACCAATAGGGCTATGACTGTATATCCAATCACATCATAAAATGATATCATAGCTATTAAGCTGAAGCAATTGGAAGGAGCTAGAAAATTTCTACTTGTAGATCAGATAGAAGCAATGAGGAATGTGCCCTCCAGAATGTAATTCACCCCCACCAGCAACAGTGACTGCTTGTAATTCTGTATGCTGAATTTGACATCCAGACTTACTTGCAAAAGTTACATCCATGAAGCTGTGAGTACTCCCACTATCCACCAATGCAATGGCTCTTTTGCCCCTCACAGTCAATGGTAGACAGAACGTGGCTACAGTTTTTGCACCAGACACTGCATGCTTGGAGATTTGCATCAATTCAGGATTGGTTTGCTGCTGCAATTCCTGATCATAGGCTTGGTCAT
This genomic interval carries:
- the LOC133922294 gene encoding protein FERTILITY RESTORER RF2, mitochondrial-like — its product is MSQLSTCSLPGAAIYGTSTRRFGGSQLQQSKMNRISFEREVSAKATLRSVRCNATQTQSVQKKSSSATVQRDKKGQVQRPKLDDGSGGFPPFRFGKGGGGGGGGGGGSNYFGGFLLFTCVLLLDYLKEFEKYMLTRRHRSGDDADNGLLPQ